A genomic segment from Pectinophora gossypiella chromosome 27, ilPecGoss1.1, whole genome shotgun sequence encodes:
- the LOC126378886 gene encoding zinc finger protein OZF-like isoform X1, translating to MDSQIMVEPLPLLGICNLCLNEGAVKSMLLAYKYGENSVTYADLLLKCFSIDLTLLELGDTKRLICEPCVSRLQDSAAFREEVEASLRTLEATVKLHKEEQMADVKPELPHDDFDDSYDGGLDDDEEDNMVLKDIAIKKEPKQEFHPKKPWKKASKPKITLVKTNNLCEIEKLLESGLFPFKMRKNRTFSCSICPESSTNLDDIRNHIKDHSKSNLNVAFKKMMYSNSQRFYKNSTSLRCKICTTDITNYAELKEHLENCNRLKTPYKWNNLPFKLEKDQLDCPVCKKTFLNFVSLNTHMNLHYPNFICENCGKAFASKARLRGHMRTHEVGSFPCRYCSAVFDRVTKRENHVSKEHKAGVRYACKRCNISLTSFYARQKHLAEVHNEELKRYKCKACPQSYITPGHLSSHVRRDHLNERNHKCDKCDLAFYTKNALKMHMIKHDGERIHVCTICQKSYQRKKTLREHMRIHTNDKRFVCPVCGRAFTQKCTLKGHLKVHERKVEVDDRIMQPLHSI from the exons ATGGATTCTCAAATAATGGTAGAGCCATTGCCTCTACTGGGGATctgtaatttatgtttgaaCGAAGGTGCTGTAAAAAGTATGTTGCTTGCATATAAATACGGTGAAAACAGTGTAACTTACGCGGACTTGCTGCTAAAATGCTTTTCTATCGAT TTAACACTGCTAGAGCTGGGAGACACGAAGCGGCTGATCTGCGAGCCGTGTGTCTCGAGACTGCAGGACTCCGCTGCCTTCCGTGAAGAAGTGGAGGCCTCGCTGCGGACATTGGAGGCAACCGTCAAACTGCACA AAGAGGAACAAATGGCTGATGTGAAACCAGAACTTCCTCATGATGACTTTGACGACAGCTATGATGGAGGACTGGACGATGATGAGGAGGATAACATGG TGCTAAAAGACATCGCGATTAAGAAGGAGCCTAAACAAGAGTTCCATCCAAAGAAGCCTTGGAAGAAGGCCAGCAAACCCAAAATAACGCTTGTGAAAACTAACAACTTGTGCGAGATTGAAAAATTACTGGAGTCCGGTCTCTTCCCGTTCAAGATGCGCAAAAACCGCACGTTTTCCTGCTCAATATGTCCGGAGAGTTCGACAAATTTAGACGACATTAGGAACCATATCAAAGACCACAGCAAATCGAACTTGAACGTAGCATTTAAGAAAATGATGTATTCAAACTCCCAAAGGTTTTACAAGAACTCAACGTCTTTGCGCTGCAAAATTTGCACGACTGATATCACCAACTACGCCGAACTTAAGGAACATTTGGAAAACTGCAATCGATTGAAAACGCCTTACAAGTGGAATAATTTGCCTTTTAAATTGGAGAAGGATCAGCTGGACTGTCCGGTTtgcaagaaaacatttttgaacTTCGTTAGTTTGAACACGCATATGAATTTGCACTATCCGAATTTTATTTGCGAAAACTGCGGTAAAGCGTTCGCTTCCAAAGCCAGGCTGCGCGGACATATGCGGACTCACGAAGTAGGTAGCTTTCCTTGTAGATATTGCAGTGCTGTCTTCGATCGAGTCACTAAAAGGGAGAATCACGTGTCCAAAGAACACAAAGCCGGAGTGAGATATGCTTGCAAACGGTGTAATATATCTTTAACTTCCTTCTACGCGCGGCAGAAACATTTAGCAGAAGTCCACAACGAGGAATTGAAAAGGTACAAATGTAAAGCGTGTCCGCAAAGCTATATAACTCCTGGACACCTGTCGAGTCATGTCCGAAGAGACCATTTGAACGAGAGGAATCACAAATGTGATAAATGTGACTTGGCTTTTTATACTAAGAACGCGCTAAAAATGCACATGATAAAGCACGATGGGGAAAGAATACACGTTTGTACTATATGTCAAAAGTCCTATCAAAGGAAGAAGACTTTGAGAGAACATATGAGAATCCATACTAATGATAAGAGGTTCGTTTGCCCCGTCTGTGGGCGGGCGTTTACACAGAAATGTACGTTAAAGGGACATCTAAAAGTACACGAAAGGAAAGTTGAAGTCGATGATAGAATCATGCAGCCGTTACATTCTATTTAA
- the LOC126378886 gene encoding zinc finger protein 354B-like isoform X2, with translation MADVKPELPHDDFDDSYDGGLDDDEEDNMVLKDIAIKKEPKQEFHPKKPWKKASKPKITLVKTNNLCEIEKLLESGLFPFKMRKNRTFSCSICPESSTNLDDIRNHIKDHSKSNLNVAFKKMMYSNSQRFYKNSTSLRCKICTTDITNYAELKEHLENCNRLKTPYKWNNLPFKLEKDQLDCPVCKKTFLNFVSLNTHMNLHYPNFICENCGKAFASKARLRGHMRTHEVGSFPCRYCSAVFDRVTKRENHVSKEHKAGVRYACKRCNISLTSFYARQKHLAEVHNEELKRYKCKACPQSYITPGHLSSHVRRDHLNERNHKCDKCDLAFYTKNALKMHMIKHDGERIHVCTICQKSYQRKKTLREHMRIHTNDKRFVCPVCGRAFTQKCTLKGHLKVHERKVEVDDRIMQPLHSI, from the exons ATGGCTGATGTGAAACCAGAACTTCCTCATGATGACTTTGACGACAGCTATGATGGAGGACTGGACGATGATGAGGAGGATAACATGG TGCTAAAAGACATCGCGATTAAGAAGGAGCCTAAACAAGAGTTCCATCCAAAGAAGCCTTGGAAGAAGGCCAGCAAACCCAAAATAACGCTTGTGAAAACTAACAACTTGTGCGAGATTGAAAAATTACTGGAGTCCGGTCTCTTCCCGTTCAAGATGCGCAAAAACCGCACGTTTTCCTGCTCAATATGTCCGGAGAGTTCGACAAATTTAGACGACATTAGGAACCATATCAAAGACCACAGCAAATCGAACTTGAACGTAGCATTTAAGAAAATGATGTATTCAAACTCCCAAAGGTTTTACAAGAACTCAACGTCTTTGCGCTGCAAAATTTGCACGACTGATATCACCAACTACGCCGAACTTAAGGAACATTTGGAAAACTGCAATCGATTGAAAACGCCTTACAAGTGGAATAATTTGCCTTTTAAATTGGAGAAGGATCAGCTGGACTGTCCGGTTtgcaagaaaacatttttgaacTTCGTTAGTTTGAACACGCATATGAATTTGCACTATCCGAATTTTATTTGCGAAAACTGCGGTAAAGCGTTCGCTTCCAAAGCCAGGCTGCGCGGACATATGCGGACTCACGAAGTAGGTAGCTTTCCTTGTAGATATTGCAGTGCTGTCTTCGATCGAGTCACTAAAAGGGAGAATCACGTGTCCAAAGAACACAAAGCCGGAGTGAGATATGCTTGCAAACGGTGTAATATATCTTTAACTTCCTTCTACGCGCGGCAGAAACATTTAGCAGAAGTCCACAACGAGGAATTGAAAAGGTACAAATGTAAAGCGTGTCCGCAAAGCTATATAACTCCTGGACACCTGTCGAGTCATGTCCGAAGAGACCATTTGAACGAGAGGAATCACAAATGTGATAAATGTGACTTGGCTTTTTATACTAAGAACGCGCTAAAAATGCACATGATAAAGCACGATGGGGAAAGAATACACGTTTGTACTATATGTCAAAAGTCCTATCAAAGGAAGAAGACTTTGAGAGAACATATGAGAATCCATACTAATGATAAGAGGTTCGTTTGCCCCGTCTGTGGGCGGGCGTTTACACAGAAATGTACGTTAAAGGGACATCTAAAAGTACACGAAAGGAAAGTTGAAGTCGATGATAGAATCATGCAGCCGTTACATTCTATTTAA